In Castanea sativa cultivar Marrone di Chiusa Pesio chromosome 6, ASM4071231v1, a single window of DNA contains:
- the LOC142639698 gene encoding uncharacterized protein LOC142639698: MNSPQQGSLSLWLSAVDMLLAPQIWEDRWIPNFSSSKVISPRVLYPQISMVSDLIDVEDKGWNFSLLKCIFLPFGAKIIGGIPLSTRLPDDKQIWAETSYGLFSIRSAYNVALDLSKPIEFASSSDGDSMRQFVKSSGRSKFLIRFDTLFGRQPVILPTKANLVHTILEGGCEECGDNLESLLHLCWECPKAHETWMLFQNLNDFAFVQFRCFMDFLWFILMKADWLFEDQAVAITILWELWTNRNEV; the protein is encoded by the exons ATGAACAGTCCACAACAGGGAAGTTTAtctctttggttatctgctgtggatatgcTTCTAGCACCACAG ATATGGGAGGATAGGTGGATTCCTAACTTTTCTTCATCTAAGGTTATCTCCCCTCGAGTTCTTTATCCACAAATCTCTATGGTTAGTGATTTGATTGATGTTGAAGATAAGGGATGGAATTTTAGTTTACTTAAATGCATTTTCCTTCCCTTTGGGGCAAAAATTATAGGAGGTATTCCACTGAGTACCCGGCTTCCTGATGATAAACAAATCTGGGCAGAGACTTCATATGGTTTATTTTCAATTAGGAGTGCCTACAATGTTGCTCTGGATTTGAGTAAGCCTATTGAATTTGCTTCAAGCTCGGATGGTGATAGCATGAGGCAGTTTGTAAAAAGCTCTGGAAGATCCAAGTTCCTCATAAGATTCGACACTTTATTTGGAAGGCAGCCCGTTATTCTCCCAACGAAGGCGAATCTAGTACATACAATATTGGAGGGTGGTTGTGAGGAATGTGGTGATAATTTGGAATCCTTGCTGCATCTTTGTTGGGAATGTCCTAAGGCACACGAAACATGGatgttatttcaaaatttaaatgacTTTGCCTTTGTGCAGTTTAGGTGTTTTATGGATTTCCTATGGTTTATCTTGATGAAGGCAGATTGGTTGTTTGAAGATCAGGCTGTTGCAATCACAATTTTATGGGAACTTTGGACAAATAGGAATGAAGTTTAG
- the LOC142641394 gene encoding protein GRAVITROPIC IN THE LIGHT 1-like, with product MDPVKPSAVTPAKSKLARTFAKVLHLRAATGVAPVDGNHKVKPQQKVKEDRHGHVANVKVMTASHSLSQSFEKGEEVENNKVALEALLATLFASVSSIKAAYAQLQHAQSPYDPYGIQSADQLVVSELKSLSELKHSYLKKQFNPSPSPETAMVMAEIQELKSVLKTYEIMGKKLESQVRLKDSEIVFLREKLEEAINQNRLLEKRLNQSGQLSVLDNLHKSGLNPSHFMTVLRHTVKSIRIFVRLILDEMKVAKMDIDGIANAMEPCVVYWKDDHKCFAFESYVCKVMFSHFGYPNFSEPDDEHDEKLDRELFFGQFMELKSVKPKEFLTLKPNSEFAKFCRNRYLKLITSKMESLIFGNLRQRNLLNAGEFPNTQFFASFTEMAKRIWLLHNLGFSFEHVSIFQVDKGSRYSEVYMECLADEVFLSSEPEVAFSTIPGFQIDRTIIQGQVYISPIANQDGK from the coding sequence ATGGATCCTGTTAAACCATCAGCTGTGACTCCTGCTAAGAGCAAATTGGCACGGACTTTTGCCAAAGTTCTTCACCTTCGGGCAGCAACCGGAGTTGCTCCAGTAGATGGAAATCACAAGGTTAAGCCCCAGCAAAAGGTTAAGGAAGATCGGCATGGACATGTTGCTAACGTTAAGGTTATGACAGCTAGTCATAGTCTGTCTCAATCTTTTGAGAAGGGTGAAGAGGTTGAGAATAATAAGGTGGCCTTGGAAGCTCTTCTTGCCACACTTTTTGCTAGCGTTTCATCTATTAAAGCTGCATATGCTCAGTTACAGCATGCTCAGTCTCCTTATGATCCTTATGGGATTCAAAGTGCTGATCAATTGGTAGTGTCAGAGTTGAAGAGCTTGTCTGAATTGAAGCATAGTTACTTAAAGAAACAGTTCAATCCTTCACCTTCACCAGAGACTGCAATGGTTATGGCTGAAATTCAGGAGCTAAAGAgtgttttgaaaacctatgaAATCATGGGGAAGAAGCTGGAATCTCAGGTCAGGCTCAAGGACTCCGAAATTGTGTTTCTTAGAGAGAAGTTGGAGGAAGCCATTAATCAGAACAGGTTACTTGAGAAGAGATTAAACCAAAGTGGGCAATTATCTGTGCTTGACAATCTTCATAAATCAGGCTTAAATCCTAGCCATTTCATGACAGTTCTACGTCATACAGTTAAGTCTATTCGAATCTTTGTCAGGTTGATTTTGGATGAGATGAAAGTTGCTAAGATGGATATTGATGGAATAGCAAATGCAATGGAACCATGTGTGGTTTATTGGAAAGATGATCACAAATGTTTCGCATTTGAGTCCTATGTTTGCAAGGTCATGTTTAGCCATTTTGGTTATCCAAACTTCTCTGAACCAGATGATGAGCATGATGAGAAGCTAGATCGCGAGTTATTTTTCGGGCAATTCATGGAATTGAAATCTGTGAAACCAAAGGAGTTTCTTACCCTGAAGCCTAATTCAGAGTTTGCTAAATTTTGCCGCAATAGGTACTTGAAACTTATTACTTCCAAGATGGAATCATTAATATTTGGTAATCTTAGACAAAGAAACCTCTTAAATGCTGGTGAATTTCCAAACACACAATTCTTTGCTTCATTCACTGAAATGGCAAAGCGGATTTGGCTCCTACATAACTTAGGCTTTTCTTTCGAACATGTATCAATCTTTCAAGTCGACAAGGGGTCTCGATATTCAGAAGTGTACATGGAATGTTTAGCTGATGAAGTGTTCCTTTCATCCGAACCAGAAGTGGCTTTCTCAACCATTCCAGGATTCCAGATCGATAGAACTATTATACAGGGCCAGGTCTATATATCTCCAATTGCAAATCAAGATGGTAAGTAG
- the LOC142639700 gene encoding uncharacterized protein LOC142639700 produces MRSIDLPEVQQIEGEENWTTPIVTYLKDGRLLEDKDKARKLRIKVVKFILIDKVLYKRGFSKPYLRCLAPDESNYVLRKVHEGACGNHSGARVLLHKVIYAGYYWPNIQAGAKVYVKVCDQFQRYNNVPRQLSKYLTSMMAPWLFAL; encoded by the coding sequence ATGCGAAGCATAGACCTTCCAGAGGTACAACAAattgaaggagaagaaaattggaCAACTCCAATAGTAACTTAcctcaaagatggaaggcttctagaGGACAAGGACAAGGCTAGAAAGTTAAGGATCAAAGTTGTTAAGTTTATCCTCATAGACAAGGTATTATATAAAAGAGGCTTCTCTAAGCCCTACTTAAGGTGCTTAGCTccggacgagtcaaactatgtgtTGAGGAaggttcatgaaggagcatgtggaaaccactcaggaGCAAGAGTGCTACTCCATAAAGTCATCTATGCAGGTTATTACTGGCCAAATATTCAAGCAGGTGCTAAGGtttatgtcaaggtgtgtgaccagtTTCAACGTTACAACAACGTCCCTAGACAACTGTCAAAGTATCTTACCTcgatgatggccccatggctcTTTGCATTATAA
- the LOC142639699 gene encoding putative mitochondrial protein AtMg00860, with amino-acid sequence MRLGRDQLHPVNLPLVGFGGMKVLPVGTIILPMVVGAYPQQITKEIGRDVEVYVDDMLVKSLDEEKHLDDLHETFDTLRRYNMKLNSSKCAFGVLLGKFLGIMVSHRGIEANPNKIQAILNMEPPRNVKEVQSITGRVVALNRLVSKAINKCLPFFKVLKKAFKWKNECQKAIQDLKAYLTIASLLSPSIPDEELYLYLAVFPHAMSSALIREEGKIQKPVYYTSQALR; translated from the exons ATGAGGCTTGGACGAGATCAACTTCATCCAGTAAATTTGCCATTGGTAGGATTTGGAGGGATGAAAGTGCTACCTGTGGGTACCATTATATTACCTATGGTTGTAGGAGcgtatccacagcagataaccaaagag ATTGGACGGGATGTGgaagtttatgtagatgatatgttggtaaagagCTTGGATGAGGAAAAGCATTTGGATGACCTTCACGAGACCTTCGATACACTTAGACGATATAACATGAAGTTAAAttcgagcaagtgtgcttttggagttttgTTAGGAAAGTTTCTTGGGATCATGGTTTCAcatagaggaattgaagcaaatcctaATAAAATTCAAGCGATACTAAATATGGAACCACCAAGGAATgtcaaagaagtccaatctATCACCGGGCGAGTTGTCGCCCTTAACAGATTGGTATCAAAAGCTATTAACAAGTGTTTGCCATTTTTTAAGGTTCTCAAGAAGgcatttaaatggaaaaatgagTGTCAAAAGGCCATTCAAGACCTCAAGGCCTATCTCACAATAGCTTCTCTGTTGAGCCCGTCTATACCAGATGAAGAATTATacttgtatttggcagtgtTTCCACATGCAATGAGCTCAGCATTAATTAGAGAAGAGGGGAAGATACAAAAGCCAGTTTATTATACAAGCCAAGCATTGAGATGA